The following proteins come from a genomic window of Bacteroidota bacterium:
- a CDS encoding beta-lactamase family protein, with amino-acid sequence MKTRRLFFKNKAFHFSNGILLPAKRHIKKSSHRVCLLLTITLSIFLLQPAFAQSSFFPVTDWMNIHLTKLGGRAVLLVYKDGKIIYSKSVNAMSPRQEKRSLWLGKQLGLTPEESISPFTPDTYLPIASSSKWLSAALFLTFVEEGLVTLDDSIGKFLPVMTKQGKGNIRMWQCLSHTTGIKDPPILKGIRASQNWNSMEEAVENIAALPMEGASGKSFHYGNSGLQLIAAVCEKIGRKPYAVLFKERLTRPLEMSSTDFGKQVVPVAAGGVRSTANDYLHFLVMMLQKGVYGPQQLIRPPLIDSLCINRVGTGVKNQYTPAEARYWGYGFGVWAMDGAGGGRKSNVITSPGLFGSFPVVDYQRKYCAVLLTLNIKSSGRHEMYLELKKKLDRAVDGMMMM; translated from the coding sequence ATGAAAACACGACGACTATTTTTTAAGAATAAAGCATTTCATTTTTCTAATGGGATTTTACTCCCGGCAAAACGACATATCAAAAAGTCATCTCATCGGGTCTGCCTACTGCTCACCATCACGCTTTCAATCTTTCTCCTACAACCCGCCTTTGCTCAGTCTTCCTTCTTCCCCGTCACCGACTGGATGAACATTCATCTCACCAAATTGGGCGGACGTGCGGTACTGTTAGTGTATAAAGACGGGAAAATCATCTATTCAAAATCAGTAAATGCGATGAGTCCGCGTCAGGAGAAAAGGAGCCTCTGGCTGGGAAAACAGCTTGGTCTCACCCCTGAAGAATCCATCTCACCCTTTACACCCGATACCTATCTCCCCATCGCCAGCAGCAGCAAATGGCTCAGCGCAGCACTCTTCCTGACCTTTGTAGAAGAAGGACTTGTGACCCTTGATGACAGCATAGGAAAATTTCTTCCGGTAATGACAAAACAAGGCAAGGGAAATATTCGGATGTGGCAATGCCTCTCACATACTACCGGTATCAAAGATCCTCCGATATTAAAGGGCATTCGTGCATCTCAAAACTGGAATAGCATGGAGGAAGCAGTAGAAAATATCGCTGCATTGCCGATGGAAGGGGCGTCCGGTAAATCCTTTCACTATGGAAATTCCGGATTGCAACTCATCGCGGCCGTCTGTGAAAAAATCGGGAGGAAGCCTTATGCAGTACTGTTTAAAGAAAGATTAACACGACCGCTTGAAATGTCCTCCACCGATTTCGGAAAACAAGTGGTGCCTGTTGCGGCGGGAGGTGTTCGCAGTACAGCTAACGACTATCTGCATTTTTTAGTGATGATGTTACAGAAAGGTGTCTACGGACCACAGCAATTAATACGCCCTCCATTGATCGATTCTCTTTGCATAAACAGAGTGGGAACAGGTGTGAAGAACCAATATACACCTGCTGAAGCACGGTATTGGGGCTATGGTTTTGGTGTTTGGGCGATGGATGGTGCAGGTGGCGGAAGGAAGAGCAATGTGATCACCAGTCCCGGACTTTTCGGCAGTTTTCCTGTCGTCGACTATCAACGGAAATACTGCGCCGTACTCCTCACCCTCAACATAAAATCTTCCGGCCGGCACGAAATGTATCTGGAGCTGAAAAAGAAACTTGATCGTGCGGTGGATGGCATGATGATGATGTAA
- a CDS encoding NADP-dependent isocitrate dehydrogenase — protein MTKITVAKGDGIGPEIMDATLKIILAAGAQIEIEEIEVGEKVYLAGNTSGIAAESWETIRRNKVFLKAPITTPQGGGYKSLNVTTRKFLGLYSNVRPCRSLHPFVSTKHPIMDIVIIRENEEDLYAGIEHQQTDEVVQCLKLISRPGCEKIVRYAFEYAKQQNRKKVTCFTKDNIMKQTDGLFHQIFDEIAKEYPEIENEHWIIDIGAAKMADTPEAFDVIVMPNLYGDVLSDVAAQITGSVGLAGSANIGEECSMFEAIHGSAPRRAGQNVANPSGLLQGAVMMLNHLGQTGVAEKVQNAWLRTLEEGIHTYDIYKEGTSKQKVGTEEFATAVINNLGKKPSILKPVSYSNNAALVLPKYKRKPAAIKELVGADIFVHWSGTNPNELAEKVKKIESNGVKLSMITNRGIKVWPDGFKETFCTDHWRCRFKPEAGAKINKETIIELLKNTINENIDTIKTENLYSFDGKAAFSLGQGQ, from the coding sequence ATGACTAAAATAACAGTAGCAAAAGGCGACGGCATCGGTCCTGAAATCATGGACGCGACTTTGAAAATAATTCTGGCGGCGGGAGCTCAAATTGAAATCGAAGAAATTGAAGTGGGAGAAAAAGTGTACCTCGCCGGTAATACTTCAGGTATCGCGGCAGAGTCCTGGGAAACGATCAGGAGGAACAAAGTGTTTTTAAAGGCTCCTATTACCACTCCGCAGGGGGGAGGATACAAGAGTCTGAATGTGACCACACGGAAGTTTCTTGGTCTTTATTCCAATGTAAGGCCATGCAGGAGTTTGCATCCTTTTGTAAGCACCAAGCACCCGATCATGGATATTGTTATCATAAGAGAGAATGAAGAAGATTTGTATGCAGGTATTGAGCACCAGCAAACGGATGAAGTGGTACAGTGTTTAAAACTGATCAGCAGACCGGGTTGTGAGAAGATTGTCCGTTATGCTTTTGAATACGCAAAGCAGCAAAACCGTAAAAAGGTAACCTGCTTTACAAAAGACAATATCATGAAGCAAACGGATGGATTGTTTCACCAGATATTTGATGAAATTGCAAAAGAGTATCCTGAAATTGAAAATGAACATTGGATCATTGATATCGGAGCTGCTAAAATGGCGGACACTCCCGAGGCATTTGATGTTATTGTAATGCCTAACCTCTACGGAGATGTATTAAGTGATGTAGCTGCTCAGATAACCGGCTCTGTGGGGCTGGCGGGGTCAGCCAATATTGGTGAGGAATGCTCCATGTTCGAAGCCATACATGGTTCTGCGCCCCGAAGAGCAGGACAAAATGTAGCCAACCCATCCGGTTTATTGCAGGGTGCTGTTATGATGCTTAATCATCTTGGTCAGACAGGCGTGGCTGAAAAAGTGCAGAATGCCTGGTTAAGAACACTGGAAGAGGGTATTCATACCTATGATATTTATAAGGAAGGAACGAGTAAACAAAAGGTAGGTACAGAAGAATTTGCAACAGCCGTAATAAATAATCTGGGTAAAAAGCCTTCTATTCTAAAACCGGTTTCATACAGTAATAATGCAGCGTTGGTATTGCCTAAATATAAACGTAAACCGGCTGCTATAAAAGAATTAGTGGGAGCGGACATCTTTGTTCATTGGAGCGGGACGAACCCCAACGAATTGGCAGAGAAAGTAAAGAAGATTGAAAGCAATGGCGTAAAACTATCCATGATTACAAATAGAGGTATCAAGGTATGGCCGGATGGCTTTAAAGAAACTTTCTGCACCGACCATTGGAGATGTCGTTTTAAGCCGGAGGCCGGTGCTAAAATAAACAAGGAAACGATCATTGAACTTCTGAAAAATACCATCAATGAAAACATTGATACCATAAAAACAGAAAATCTCTATTCGTTTGATGGTAAAGCAGCCTTCTCGCTGGGTCAGGGCCAATAA
- a CDS encoding alpha/beta hydrolase: protein MRYFPIYKVILLTAILLIPSFAKSQSLSNEPLYGNNPSHGQSLLLNGAKQYFEVYGQGEPLVLIHGNGGNIGYMKPQIKFFARKYKVIVMDCRGRGNSELGSDSLTYMQITKDVNDILTHLKIDSAYVVGRSDGGIIALLMGIYYPEKVKKIVAFAANLTPDTLALYPSFLNEVKRDRRQADEMLLKKDSTQNWKILQQRNRMMEFQPQISAGDLQKIKCPVLVMSTDRDIIQEEHTVYIYRNIPRANLSILAGESHYVTMNNPDLFNTTVQKYLDSSFAGEEMRK from the coding sequence ATGAGATATTTCCCGATTTACAAGGTAATTCTTCTGACTGCCATTTTGTTAATTCCTTCTTTTGCTAAGTCTCAGTCCCTGTCCAATGAACCGTTGTACGGGAACAATCCCTCGCATGGTCAATCTCTCCTCCTCAATGGCGCTAAACAATATTTTGAAGTATACGGACAAGGGGAACCGCTGGTACTCATTCATGGCAATGGTGGAAATATTGGTTATATGAAGCCACAGATCAAATTCTTTGCAAGGAAATACAAGGTAATAGTGATGGACTGCCGAGGAAGAGGAAATAGTGAATTGGGAAGCGACAGCCTGACGTACATGCAAATCACAAAAGATGTCAACGATATATTGACGCATTTGAAAATTGATTCGGCTTATGTTGTAGGTCGGAGCGACGGTGGAATTATTGCATTGTTGATGGGCATTTATTATCCGGAGAAAGTAAAGAAGATTGTTGCCTTTGCTGCAAATCTCACTCCGGATACTCTGGCACTTTATCCTTCTTTCCTGAACGAGGTGAAACGTGATAGAAGGCAAGCGGACGAGATGCTTTTAAAAAAGGACAGTACTCAAAACTGGAAAATTTTGCAACAGCGCAACCGTATGATGGAATTTCAACCACAAATCTCTGCAGGTGATTTACAAAAGATCAAGTGCCCCGTATTGGTGATGTCAACCGACAGGGATATTATACAGGAAGAACACACCGTTTATATTTACAGGAATATCCCTCGTGCCAACCTTTCTATTCTGGCTGGAGAAAGCCACTATGTCACTATGAACAATCCGGACCTGTTTAATACCACCGTGCAGAAGTATTTAGACAGTAGTTTCGCCGGAGAGGAAATGAGAAAGTGA
- a CDS encoding tetratricopeptide repeat protein, with translation MKSLLAFIILISSAANLVAQSYGRNRLDSLLGELPKASVDTHKVFLMAQISYSYSTILPDSGLIYGTKAIELAKQINWEKGIGNSYYFRGANYLNMSMLPESLDDYLNARKYFEKAGDLGKLAGTLSNIGAVYAYQGKEEKALEYFLKALDINRKHFPGGDFEAANLGNIGVIYYNRNDLERALDFQLQALNIYKKKNRVALIPHSEVSIAGVYIGMKNYEEALKYSQQALDAARDLGDESVMANSYAYIGTAILHIVTQNNQKLLDSLYRGNKEAALNEARSILDSALTKIEMLGDKIQLATVYTSLIELEEYRGNYKQALAYLKIYKASDDSLFTSDNNDKILQSAMQYEFEKKEATARLEQEKKDAIQKNIRNAIAGGLIGTSFFLLIVYRQRNKISKEKARSEELLLNILPSEVAQELKTKGSADARQFDQVTVMFTDFKGFTQISERLTPAELVAEIHTCFKAFDNIITKYNIEKIKTIGDAYMCAGGLPVANTTHATDVVSAALEIQQFMKNHLQQRKQENKEGFEIRIGIHTGTVVAGIVGVKKFAYDIWGDTVNLASRIESSGEAGKVNISSSTYAWVKDKFHCVHRGKIEAKNKGEIDMYFVEGRNRAGL, from the coding sequence ATGAAAAGTCTTTTAGCATTTATTATTTTAATTTCTTCTGCCGCCAATTTAGTTGCACAAAGTTATGGCCGGAACCGGTTGGATTCATTGCTAGGCGAGCTTCCCAAAGCCAGCGTGGATACCCACAAGGTATTTCTGATGGCGCAGATCTCCTATTCGTATAGTACTATTCTGCCCGATTCCGGACTTATCTATGGCACTAAGGCCATTGAACTGGCGAAACAAATCAATTGGGAAAAAGGGATTGGCAACTCCTATTATTTCAGAGGTGCTAATTATCTCAATATGTCTATGCTGCCGGAAAGTCTGGATGATTATCTGAATGCGAGGAAGTATTTTGAAAAGGCGGGAGATCTTGGAAAGTTGGCCGGGACACTGAGTAATATTGGTGCGGTGTATGCTTATCAGGGTAAGGAAGAGAAGGCACTGGAATATTTTTTAAAGGCCCTTGACATTAACAGAAAGCATTTTCCGGGAGGCGATTTTGAAGCCGCTAACCTGGGAAATATCGGTGTCATCTATTATAATCGCAATGACCTTGAGAGGGCCCTCGATTTTCAATTACAGGCTTTGAATATTTATAAAAAGAAAAACCGTGTCGCTTTGATTCCCCATTCCGAGGTAAGTATCGCCGGAGTTTATATCGGCATGAAGAATTATGAGGAAGCCTTGAAATATAGTCAACAGGCACTGGATGCAGCAAGAGATTTGGGCGATGAAAGCGTGATGGCGAATAGTTATGCCTATATAGGAACTGCGATCTTGCATATTGTAACGCAAAACAATCAAAAACTTCTGGATAGTTTGTATCGTGGTAATAAGGAGGCTGCCCTGAATGAAGCAAGGTCAATTCTTGACAGCGCATTGACTAAAATTGAGATGCTGGGTGATAAGATTCAATTGGCAACAGTATATACTTCCTTGATTGAATTGGAAGAGTACAGAGGCAATTATAAGCAAGCGTTGGCCTATTTAAAAATTTACAAAGCCAGCGATGACTCACTTTTCACTTCCGACAATAACGATAAGATTTTACAGTCGGCGATGCAATATGAATTTGAAAAGAAGGAAGCGACCGCCAGACTCGAGCAGGAAAAGAAGGATGCTATTCAGAAAAATATCCGCAATGCCATCGCCGGCGGATTGATAGGAACGTCTTTCTTTTTATTGATAGTTTATCGTCAGCGGAATAAAATTTCGAAAGAAAAAGCACGTAGCGAAGAACTGTTGTTGAACATTTTACCGTCAGAAGTAGCTCAGGAACTAAAAACGAAGGGTAGTGCCGATGCCCGCCAGTTTGATCAGGTTACGGTCATGTTCACGGATTTCAAAGGCTTTACGCAAATTTCAGAACGACTCACTCCGGCGGAATTAGTAGCAGAGATCCATACCTGTTTCAAAGCCTTTGATAATATCATTACCAAATACAATATCGAAAAAATTAAAACCATTGGTGATGCGTACATGTGTGCAGGAGGATTACCGGTGGCCAACACTACACATGCGACAGATGTTGTGAGTGCGGCATTGGAAATACAGCAGTTTATGAAAAACCATCTGCAGCAACGAAAGCAGGAAAACAAAGAAGGTTTCGAAATACGAATAGGCATTCATACCGGAACGGTTGTAGCCGGAATTGTAGGCGTTAAAAAATTCGCTTATGATATTTGGGGAGATACGGTCAACCTTGCCTCGCGCATAGAATCTTCCGGTGAAGCGGGAAAAGTAAACATCAGCAGCAGTACCTATGCATGGGTGAAAGATAAATTCCATTGTGTTCATCGCGGGAAAATAGAAGCGAAGAATAAGGGTGAGATAGATATGTACTTTGTGGAGGGAAGAAACAGAGCGGGGCTGTAG
- a CDS encoding sigma-70 family RNA polymerase sigma factor, with protein sequence MDSTSDQRYDAKKNFGLSPDAFNEHLEKLRRGDEMLFEIIFKSHFEMCRSFLVRKMGAGNDVAYDITLETLMKFRKNLLIGKIQYGNMAALFTIDARNNYLRWREKETRYDEVSVESQEQVLTDETDDTSLNMERVQNLKRALLNIGKDCYELLNWHYYLKMTLRTIAESRFQRGDDKFVNEASVKTKVAECRKKLRTLLS encoded by the coding sequence ATGGATTCTACCAGTGATCAGCGATACGATGCAAAAAAGAATTTTGGATTGTCTCCTGATGCGTTTAATGAACATCTTGAAAAATTGCGTAGGGGTGATGAAATGTTATTTGAAATTATTTTCAAGTCGCATTTTGAAATGTGCAGGTCATTTCTTGTGCGGAAGATGGGCGCAGGAAATGATGTCGCGTATGATATTACACTGGAAACGCTCATGAAATTCAGAAAGAATCTTCTTATAGGGAAAATTCAGTATGGAAACATGGCGGCGCTCTTTACCATTGATGCAAGGAATAATTATCTGAGATGGCGTGAAAAGGAAACCCGATATGATGAAGTATCAGTGGAAAGTCAGGAACAAGTGCTTACAGATGAAACGGATGACACCAGCCTGAATATGGAACGTGTGCAAAACCTGAAACGTGCCTTGTTGAATATCGGAAAAGACTGTTATGAATTATTAAACTGGCATTATTATTTAAAAATGACATTAAGAACCATCGCCGAAAGCAGGTTTCAACGAGGAGATGATAAGTTCGTCAATGAGGCATCTGTAAAAACAAAAGTAGCGGAATGCCGGAAAAAATTAAGAACCCTGTTGAGTTAA
- a CDS encoding T9SS type A sorting domain-containing protein, whose amino-acid sequence MKKLIYSLVLLMSSHMISQAQPGIQWQKNYGGNNADRAMSTKQTTDGGYIVAGYTLSNNGDVTGYRGGEDYWVLKLNSAGTIQWKRTFGGSGDDRCYAVQQTADGGYILAGTSNSSDGQVTNAKGGFDMWIVKLNSSGTITWKKNLGGSDDDAAYSIDELAAGGYVVAGESKSSTGDIDNNKGGYDYWITKLSATGNLVWEKNYGGSADESAKSVQECSDGSIIVAGETTSNDYDITNNNGGYDFWVLRLRPNGNVRWKNTYGGTANDNAYSITQISNGNFVVVGETESNNGHVPDNAGGDDFWVMTLRGSGSVLWSKTYGGEANDNARFVRETTDGAVVVVGKTESDGGDVTGHKGGHDFWVIKVIKSTGNLDWEKSLGGFDNDFGYGIDVTADGSQVVVGDSESDDGDLNNNKGNADYWIVKLTASGQRLQSSDESTSISALSAYPNPATSLVNISADGVNIQQINVVSLEGKMITTVMPNTAYYQFDISAFPKGIYLLQAVLEDGMEKFTKLIVE is encoded by the coding sequence ATGAAAAAGTTAATCTATTCACTTGTACTGCTGATGAGCAGTCATATGATTTCACAAGCGCAGCCCGGCATTCAGTGGCAAAAGAACTATGGTGGCAACAACGCCGATCGTGCGATGTCAACAAAACAAACTACCGATGGTGGATACATCGTTGCCGGATATACCCTATCCAACAATGGTGATGTAACCGGTTATCGCGGTGGCGAAGATTATTGGGTATTAAAACTCAACAGTGCAGGTACGATTCAATGGAAAAGGACCTTTGGCGGAAGTGGTGACGACCGTTGTTATGCTGTTCAGCAAACTGCCGATGGCGGGTACATCCTCGCCGGGACTTCTAATTCTTCCGATGGTCAGGTAACCAACGCAAAGGGTGGTTTCGATATGTGGATTGTAAAATTGAATTCCAGCGGAACAATTACATGGAAAAAGAATCTTGGTGGATCTGATGATGATGCAGCATATTCTATTGATGAACTCGCTGCAGGCGGATACGTAGTGGCAGGTGAGTCAAAATCGTCAACCGGTGATATTGATAACAACAAAGGCGGATATGACTACTGGATCACCAAACTTTCAGCAACGGGAAATCTTGTCTGGGAGAAAAATTACGGTGGATCTGCTGATGAAAGTGCGAAGAGTGTACAGGAATGTTCCGATGGCAGTATTATCGTTGCAGGAGAAACGACATCTAACGACTACGATATAACGAATAACAATGGCGGTTATGATTTCTGGGTGCTTCGTCTTCGCCCGAATGGTAATGTTCGCTGGAAAAATACGTATGGTGGAACGGCCAACGATAACGCCTATTCGATAACGCAAATCTCCAATGGAAATTTTGTAGTAGTTGGAGAAACTGAATCAAATAATGGTCATGTTCCCGACAATGCCGGTGGTGATGATTTCTGGGTGATGACCCTGAGAGGCAGTGGAAGTGTGCTCTGGTCAAAAACATATGGCGGAGAAGCGAATGACAATGCTCGTTTTGTAAGAGAAACAACAGACGGCGCTGTGGTTGTTGTGGGTAAAACAGAGTCAGACGGCGGAGATGTGACCGGTCATAAAGGGGGACATGATTTCTGGGTTATTAAAGTCATAAAATCGACCGGCAATCTGGACTGGGAAAAAAGTCTGGGAGGTTTTGACAACGATTTCGGATACGGAATTGATGTTACTGCTGATGGATCACAAGTGGTGGTTGGTGATTCCGAGTCGGATGATGGTGACCTGAATAATAACAAAGGAAATGCTGATTATTGGATCGTAAAGCTTACCGCCTCCGGTCAGCGTCTGCAGTCATCAGATGAATCCACATCGATTTCCGCTTTATCCGCTTATCCTAATCCTGCAACATCCCTGGTAAATATTTCTGCAGATGGGGTAAACATCCAGCAAATCAATGTGGTTTCTCTCGAAGGTAAGATGATCACAACGGTGATGCCCAATACCGCTTACTATCAATTTGATATTTCTGCATTTCCTAAAGGAATCTACCTGTTGCAGGCAGTTCTTGAAGATGGAATGGAGAAGTTCACAAAATTGATTGTGGAATAA
- a CDS encoding S8 family serine peptidase: MKILIPSLLISLFITVIGINSSKAQALEYADSTQILLVFDNEQDTASINALKYELQATELATTPYARIHLWQIPLDTIAAYGGVSQIMNHALGKPRIKGGSLNYSVPLVLNIDDDDDDQGTPQSPQCYNDSLFDCIAGPVIVNMAFLDTGFDGEPTGTRTIWMPSHNAFRKRPWQNAGEVAKQLNKDNDNNGFIDDVKGWDFHYNDNFPQDDQGHGSHTAGLAALKQFANSDSNRNKIMTLKTHNQNGEASMWQLMQAMDYALSHDIKIVNLSLAYWSPVNANGKPSIMEYMMEFGKTYKGMLFVAAAGNDSINIDLPITLSNGVQVKYYPASLPNDNLIVVAAGTCNNELASFSNYGPVNVDIAAPGIEIYSALLDGTYGYLTGTSMATPHVTAAAALAASRQSLFNWKQIKYDILNRSNPSTALNGIVSSGRMLTFCDNYLPATNPLLVTAKANKVLCVGSTATLSASATGGQGSYSYAWSNGSTGQNTTISIAGTYTVTVTDGAGNTASETLNVFSATAPIAETILQPVNCDDDCTLLEITNAVPGTKYLWNNGLRTSAINVCPVSLTNYSVTTTTPNGCTSITSIAVAPLKPSVQPLNDMIICPCTPTTLTAVGQGGIGPLNYLWAPDQQTTPQITVSLNQPETYSVLVSDSRGCVATTSALISTSCFAPVAITATFNALNQKTTFSWANNPCTINRTQLRWRCNSSSPWNTITINDTSATTRTLVLPTGCNPQWQVRNRCCNNIYSAWDSPSVNRLPSDDLNESAQMNSIHLYPNPAGTYIQLNREGNTVENKVYIYNSFGQVILQQEIKAELKSVTIDIQNLSPGLYFLRLGGTVKSFSKL; encoded by the coding sequence ATGAAAATTCTTATACCTTCTCTCCTGATTTCACTTTTTATTACGGTAATCGGGATCAATTCATCAAAAGCACAAGCCTTAGAATATGCCGACAGCACGCAAATTTTACTCGTGTTTGACAATGAACAAGATACTGCTTCTATAAACGCGTTGAAATATGAGCTACAGGCTACTGAACTGGCCACCACTCCCTACGCAAGAATTCATTTATGGCAAATTCCGCTCGATACGATTGCTGCTTACGGTGGTGTTTCTCAAATTATGAATCACGCGCTGGGCAAACCGCGCATCAAGGGTGGCTCGCTGAACTATTCGGTACCACTCGTTTTGAATATTGATGACGATGATGATGATCAGGGAACTCCGCAGTCCCCTCAATGTTACAATGATTCCCTGTTTGATTGTATCGCCGGACCTGTTATCGTAAATATGGCATTTCTAGACACAGGTTTCGACGGAGAACCTACGGGGACACGCACGATATGGATGCCATCACATAATGCTTTTAGAAAAAGACCATGGCAAAATGCAGGTGAGGTGGCCAAACAATTAAACAAAGACAATGACAATAACGGCTTCATAGATGACGTGAAGGGGTGGGACTTTCATTACAACGATAATTTTCCACAGGATGATCAGGGCCATGGTTCGCATACTGCGGGATTAGCAGCATTAAAGCAATTTGCAAACAGCGATTCCAACCGAAATAAAATTATGACATTAAAAACGCATAATCAAAACGGTGAAGCCTCCATGTGGCAATTGATGCAGGCGATGGATTATGCGTTAAGCCATGATATCAAAATAGTGAATCTAAGTCTCGCGTATTGGTCACCGGTGAATGCAAACGGGAAGCCCTCCATTATGGAATACATGATGGAATTTGGAAAAACGTACAAGGGAATGCTCTTTGTGGCAGCAGCCGGGAATGATTCCATCAATATTGATCTCCCCATCACATTGAGCAATGGCGTTCAGGTAAAATATTATCCTGCTTCTCTCCCAAATGATAATTTAATTGTGGTAGCGGCCGGCACGTGTAACAATGAACTCGCCTCCTTTTCCAATTACGGTCCTGTAAATGTTGATATCGCCGCACCGGGAATTGAAATATACAGTGCATTGCTGGATGGCACTTATGGTTATTTAACCGGAACCTCCATGGCAACTCCCCATGTAACAGCAGCAGCGGCCTTAGCGGCTTCACGTCAATCTCTATTTAACTGGAAGCAGATCAAATATGATATTTTGAATAGAAGCAATCCTTCTACAGCTTTAAACGGTATTGTTTCTTCTGGACGTATGCTCACTTTTTGTGATAACTATCTTCCCGCAACAAATCCGCTCTTAGTGACTGCAAAAGCCAATAAAGTGCTATGTGTCGGCAGTACGGCTACTTTATCTGCTTCAGCTACCGGTGGTCAGGGAAGTTACTCTTACGCCTGGAGCAATGGAAGCACCGGACAAAATACAACCATCTCTATTGCGGGAACCTATACTGTAACGGTAACAGATGGTGCAGGAAACACAGCATCTGAAACATTGAATGTTTTCAGTGCAACAGCTCCTATCGCTGAAACAATTTTACAGCCGGTGAATTGTGATGATGATTGCACCCTCCTTGAGATAACGAATGCCGTACCGGGTACAAAATATTTATGGAATAACGGTCTGCGTACCTCTGCGATCAATGTTTGTCCGGTGAGTTTAACGAACTATTCTGTGACAACCACGACACCCAATGGATGCACAAGTATCACCAGCATCGCCGTTGCTCCCTTGAAACCTTCAGTACAACCTCTGAATGATATGATCATTTGTCCATGTACACCCACTACATTAACTGCAGTTGGACAGGGAGGAATCGGACCATTGAATTATCTCTGGGCACCCGATCAACAAACCACACCTCAAATTACCGTCTCACTGAATCAACCTGAAACCTATTCTGTACTAGTAAGTGATAGCAGAGGATGTGTGGCCACTACTTCAGCATTAATTTCCACCTCCTGTTTTGCACCTGTCGCCATCACAGCTACATTTAATGCTCTGAACCAGAAGACCACTTTCAGTTGGGCGAATAACCCTTGTACTATTAATAGAACGCAATTGAGATGGCGTTGCAATTCTTCTTCACCGTGGAATACAATTACTATTAATGATACTTCTGCAACAACAAGAACACTTGTACTACCTACCGGCTGTAACCCACAATGGCAAGTCAGAAACCGATGCTGCAATAATATATATTCAGCATGGGATTCACCATCCGTAAACCGATTACCATCCGATGATTTAAATGAATCTGCACAAATGAACTCCATTCATTTATATCCCAATCCTGCCGGTACCTATATCCAACTGAACCGCGAAGGAAATACGGTTGAAAATAAAGTTTATATTTACAATTCGTTTGGACAAGTCATCCTGCAACAGGAAATAAAAGCAGAATTAAAATCGGTCACCATCGATATTCAGAATTTATCTCCCGGTTTATATTTTCTAAGGCTTGGCGGAACGGTTAAATCCTTCTCCAAATTATAA